The Cellulomonas sp. P24 genome contains a region encoding:
- the mihF gene encoding integration host factor, actinobacterial type: MALPPLTPEQRAAALEKAAAARQARAEIKNRLKYSQGSLSEVIAQGQQDDVIGKLKVVALLESLPGVGKVKARAIMSEVGISETRRVRGLGPHQVKALVERFG; encoded by the coding sequence GTGGCTCTTCCTCCGTTGACACCCGAACAACGCGCGGCCGCGCTCGAGAAGGCAGCCGCGGCTCGGCAGGCACGTGCCGAGATCAAGAACCGGTTGAAGTACTCCCAGGGCTCGCTCTCGGAGGTGATCGCGCAGGGGCAGCAGGACGACGTCATCGGCAAGCTGAAGGTCGTCGCGCTGCTCGAGTCCTTGCCGGGCGTCGGCAAGGTCAAGGCGCGCGCGATCATGTCCGAGGTGGGGATCTCGGAGACTCGGCGGGTCCGGGGTCTCGGCCCTCACCAGGTCAAGGCCCTGGTGGAGCGATTCGGCTGA
- the gmk gene encoding guanylate kinase gives MTTPARLTVLAGPTAVGKGTVSADIRARYPEVWLSVSATTRAPRPGEVDGVHYHFVTDDEFDRMVADGQLLEWAVVHGRNRYGTPRAPVEARLAKGEPALLEIDLQGARQVRASMPDARFVFLAPPSFEELERRLVGRGTEGPEERERRLATARIELAAEAEFDHVIVNDDVARATDELIATMGLPTR, from the coding sequence GTGACGACGCCAGCCCGGCTCACCGTTCTCGCCGGACCGACCGCCGTGGGGAAGGGCACCGTCTCGGCGGACATCCGCGCCCGGTACCCGGAGGTCTGGCTCTCGGTCTCGGCGACGACGCGTGCGCCACGACCCGGCGAGGTCGACGGTGTGCACTACCACTTCGTCACCGACGACGAGTTCGACCGCATGGTTGCGGACGGGCAGCTCCTGGAGTGGGCCGTCGTCCACGGGCGGAACCGCTACGGCACGCCGCGAGCACCCGTCGAGGCTCGGCTCGCGAAGGGGGAGCCCGCCCTCCTGGAGATCGACCTCCAGGGCGCACGTCAGGTGCGCGCCTCCATGCCGGACGCGCGGTTCGTCTTCCTCGCGCCGCCGTCGTTCGAGGAGCTCGAGCGTCGGCTCGTGGGCCGGGGCACGGAGGGTCCGGAGGAGCGTGAGCGCCGGCTCGCGACGGCTCGGATCGAGCTGGCGGCGGAGGCGGAGTTCGACCACGTGATCGTGAACGACGACGTCGCGCGGGCGACGGACGAGCTGATCGCGACCATGGGACTGCCGACCCGCTAG
- the rpoZ gene encoding DNA-directed RNA polymerase subunit omega, with translation MSGTVAAPIGITDPPIDRLLDRADSKYALVTFAAKRARQINAYYSQLNEGLLEFVGPLVETRPQEKPLSIAMREIDAGLLSLETGEPAAS, from the coding sequence GTGTCTGGAACCGTCGCCGCCCCCATCGGCATCACCGACCCGCCCATCGACCGGTTGCTCGACCGTGCCGACTCGAAGTACGCGCTGGTGACCTTCGCCGCCAAGCGTGCGCGTCAGATCAACGCGTACTACTCGCAGCTCAACGAGGGGCTCCTCGAGTTCGTCGGCCCGCTCGTCGAGACGCGCCCGCAGGAGAAGCCGCTGTCGATCGCGATGCGGGAGATCGACGCGGGGCTTCTGTCGCTGGAGACCGGCGAGCCCGCGGCCTCCTGA
- the coaBC gene encoding bifunctional phosphopantothenoylcysteine decarboxylase/phosphopantothenate--cysteine ligase CoaBC, with amino-acid sequence MRIVLGVAGGIAAYKAVLLLRLLRESGHDVRVVPTRSALQFVGRATWEALSGEPVTTDVFDDVDEVAHVAIGRAADLVVVAPATADLLARAASGRADDLLTATLLTCGCPVLFAPAMHTEMWSHAATRANVATLRSRGVHVLEPDSGRLTGSDSGPGRLPEPESLLAAALALVPARPEDLSGRRVVISTGGTREPLDPVRYLGNRSSGRQGYALAAAAVARGAEVLVVAANVTLPPPAGVHLVDVETASELRDAVRQAAGAADAVVMAAAVADFRPAQAAAAKIKKNVGMPQLSVDLVETVDILAELVAERRPGQVVVGFAAETGDADADVLEHGRAKARRKGADLLAVNPVGHGRGFGSLDNDVTLVDAHGAVVGTVTGSKLDVAHAVWDAVLRAW; translated from the coding sequence GTGCGTATCGTCCTCGGGGTCGCCGGAGGGATCGCGGCCTACAAGGCCGTCCTGCTGCTGCGGCTGCTGCGTGAGTCCGGGCACGACGTCCGGGTCGTGCCGACCCGGTCGGCGCTGCAGTTCGTGGGTCGTGCGACCTGGGAGGCGCTGTCCGGCGAGCCGGTGACGACGGACGTGTTCGACGACGTCGACGAGGTCGCGCACGTCGCTATCGGCCGCGCGGCCGACCTCGTGGTGGTCGCTCCCGCGACGGCGGACCTGCTGGCGCGTGCGGCGTCGGGCCGGGCGGACGACCTCCTGACCGCGACGCTCCTGACCTGCGGCTGCCCGGTGCTCTTCGCACCGGCGATGCACACGGAGATGTGGTCGCACGCCGCGACCCGCGCGAACGTCGCGACCCTGCGATCGCGAGGTGTGCACGTGCTCGAGCCCGACTCGGGTCGTCTCACGGGCTCCGACAGCGGCCCGGGGCGGCTTCCCGAGCCCGAGTCGCTCCTGGCGGCCGCGCTCGCGCTCGTGCCGGCCCGTCCGGAGGACCTGAGTGGTCGCCGGGTGGTGATCTCGACGGGGGGGACCCGTGAACCGCTCGACCCCGTGCGCTACCTCGGGAACCGGTCCTCCGGTCGTCAGGGGTACGCCCTCGCGGCGGCAGCCGTGGCGCGCGGGGCGGAGGTGCTGGTCGTCGCGGCGAACGTGACGTTGCCGCCTCCGGCCGGGGTGCACCTCGTCGACGTCGAGACGGCTTCCGAGCTGCGCGACGCCGTGCGTCAGGCCGCCGGTGCGGCCGACGCCGTGGTCATGGCCGCCGCGGTCGCGGACTTCCGGCCGGCGCAGGCCGCGGCCGCCAAGATCAAAAAGAACGTCGGGATGCCGCAGCTGAGCGTCGACCTCGTCGAGACCGTCGACATCCTGGCCGAGCTCGTCGCCGAACGTCGCCCCGGACAGGTTGTCGTCGGCTTCGCGGCCGAGACGGGTGACGCGGACGCGGACGTCCTCGAGCACGGTCGGGCGAAGGCCCGGCGCAAGGGTGCCGACCTGCTGGCCGTGAACCCCGTCGGCCATGGACGAGGATTCGGGTCGCTCGACAACGACGTGACGCTCGTCGACGCCCACGGCGCGGTGGTCGGGACGGTGACCGGCTCGAAGCTCGATGTCGCGCACGCGGTCTGGGACGCCGTGCTGCGCGCGTGGTGA
- the metK gene encoding methionine adenosyltransferase, translated as MTSSGLRLFTSESVTEGHPDKICDQISDAILDAMLEQDPAARVAVETMVTTGLVHVAGEVSTTAYVEIPQVVRQVVRGIGYTSSKIGFDGDSCGVSVSIGQQSPDIAQGVDKAWEVRNDAADVDPLDAQGAGDQGLMFGYASNDTPSLLPLPIWLAHRLAERLALVRKQGVISGLRPDGKTQVTIGYDGHRAVRLDTLVLSTQHDPDVQLERHLTPAVRELVVAPVLDELGLDLDISDYQLLVNPTGTFVVGGPQGDAGLTGRKIIVDTYGGMARHGGGAFSGKDPSKVDRSAAYATRWVAKNVVAAGLAERCEVQVAYAIGKAQPVGLYVETFGTGTVPIDRLTGAIREVFDLRPAAIIRDLDLLRPIYQRTAAYGHFGRELEDFTWERTDRVADLRSALS; from the coding sequence ATGACGTCGTCCGGGCTGCGCCTCTTCACATCCGAGTCGGTGACCGAAGGGCATCCCGACAAGATCTGCGACCAGATCTCCGACGCGATCCTGGACGCGATGCTCGAGCAGGATCCCGCTGCGCGCGTCGCGGTCGAGACGATGGTGACCACCGGCCTGGTGCACGTGGCCGGTGAGGTCAGCACGACGGCCTACGTCGAGATCCCGCAGGTGGTGCGTCAGGTCGTCCGGGGGATCGGGTACACGTCGTCGAAGATCGGGTTCGACGGAGACTCGTGCGGGGTCTCGGTCTCGATCGGCCAGCAGTCTCCCGACATCGCGCAGGGCGTCGACAAGGCCTGGGAGGTCCGGAACGACGCCGCAGACGTCGACCCTCTCGACGCCCAGGGCGCCGGTGACCAGGGGCTCATGTTCGGGTACGCGAGCAACGACACGCCGTCGCTGCTTCCGCTCCCGATCTGGCTCGCGCACCGGCTCGCCGAGAGACTTGCGCTGGTCCGCAAGCAGGGCGTGATCTCCGGGCTCCGTCCCGACGGGAAGACGCAGGTGACGATCGGCTACGACGGCCATCGTGCGGTACGTCTGGACACGCTGGTGCTCTCGACCCAGCACGACCCGGACGTGCAGCTCGAGAGGCACCTCACCCCGGCCGTGCGGGAGCTCGTGGTCGCTCCGGTGCTGGACGAGCTCGGTCTCGACCTCGACATCAGCGACTACCAGCTGCTGGTCAACCCGACGGGCACGTTCGTCGTGGGAGGGCCTCAGGGCGACGCCGGACTCACCGGCCGCAAGATCATCGTCGACACCTACGGCGGCATGGCCCGTCACGGTGGCGGGGCGTTCTCGGGCAAGGATCCGTCGAAGGTCGACCGCTCGGCGGCCTACGCGACCCGTTGGGTCGCGAAGAACGTCGTGGCTGCCGGTCTTGCCGAACGGTGCGAGGTGCAGGTCGCGTACGCGATCGGGAAGGCCCAGCCGGTCGGACTGTACGTCGAGACCTTCGGCACCGGCACGGTCCCGATCGACAGGTTGACGGGCGCGATCCGTGAGGTCTTCGACCTGCGTCCGGCGGCGATCATCCGTGACCTCGACCTGCTCCGGCCGATCTACCAGCGGACTGCGGCGTACGGGCACTTCGGGCGTGAGCTCGAGGATTTCACCTGGGAACGGACCGATCGGGTGGCCGACCTCCGGTCGGCGTTGTCCTGA